The Schizosaccharomyces pombe strain 972h- genome assembly, chromosome: I genome contains a region encoding:
- the Tf2-7 gene encoding retrotransposable element/transposon Tf2-type, with product MSYANYRYMKARAKRWRPENLDGIQTSDEHLINLFAKILSKHVPEIGKFDPNKDVESYISKLDQHFTEYPSLFPNEHTKRQYTLNHLEELEQQFAERMFSENGSLTWQELLRQTGKVQGSNKGDRLTKTFEGFRNQLDKVQFIRKLMSKANVDDFHTRLFILWMLPYSLRKLKERNYWKSEISEIYDFLEDKRTASYGKTHKRFQPQNKNLGKESLSKKNNTTNSRNLRKTNVSRIEYSSNKFLNHTRKRYEMVLQAELPDFKCSIPCLIDTGAQANIITEETVRAHKLPTRPWSKSVIYGGVYPNKINRKTIKLNISLNGISIKTEFLVVKKFSHPAAISFTTLYDNNIEISSSKHTLSQMNKVSNIVKEPELPDIYKEFKDITAETNTEKLPKPIKGLEFEVELTQENYRLPIRNYPLPPGKMQAMNDEINQGLKSGIIRESKAINACPVMFVPKKEGTLRMVVDYKPLNKYVKPNIYPLPLIEQLLAKIQGSTIFTKLDLKSAYHLIRVRKGDEHKLAFRCPRGVFEYLVMPYGISIAPAHFQYFINTILGEVKESHVVCYMDNILIHSKSESEHVKHVKDVLQKLKNANLIINQAKCEFHQSQVKFIGYHISEKGFTPCQENIDKVLQWKQPKNRKELRQFLGSVNYLRKFIPKTSQLTHPLNNLLKKDVRWKWTPTQTQAIENIKQCLVSPPVLRHFDFSKKILLETDASDVAVGAVLSQKHDDDKYYPVGYYSAKMSKAQLNYSVSDKEMLAIIKSLKHWRHYLESTIEPFKILTDHRNLIGRITNESEPENKRLARWQLFLQDFNFEINYRPGSANHIADALSRIVDETEPIPKDSEDNSINFVNQISITDDFKNQVVTEYTNDTKLLNLLNNEDKRVEENIQLKDGLLINSKDQILLPNDTQLTRTIIKKYHEEGKLIHPGIELLTNIILRRFTWKGIRKQIQEYVQNCHTCQINKSRNHKPYGPLQPIPPSERPWESLSMDFITALPESSGYNALFVVVDRFSKMAILVPCTKSITAEQTARMFDQRVIAYFGNPKEIIADNDHIFTSQTWKDFAHKYNFVMKFSLPYRPQTDGQTERTNQTVEKLLRCVCSTHPNTWVDHISLVQQSYNNAIHSATQMTPFEIVHRYSPALSPLELPSFSDKTDENSQETIQVFQTVKEHLNTNNIKMKKYFDMKIQEIEEFQPGDLVMVKRTKTGFLHKSNKLAPSFAGPFYVLQKSGPNNYELDLPDSIKHMFSSTFHVSHLEKYRHNSELNYATIDESDIGTILHILEHKNREQVLYLNVKYISNLNPSTIMSGWTTLATALQADKAIVNDYIKNNNLNI from the coding sequence ATGTCCTACGCAAATTATCGTTATATGAAAGCAAGAGCAAAACGATGGAGACCAGAGAATTTGGATGGAATTCAAACATCAGACgaacatttaataaacctttttgcaaaaatattatcgaAGCATGTACCAGAGATAGGGAAATTCGATCCAAATAAGGATGTTGAAAGttacatttcaaaacttgatcAACACTTTACTGAATACCCTTCATTATTCCCAAATGAGCATACTAAAAGACAGTATACATTGAATCACCTAGAAGAATTAGAGCAACAATTCGCTGAACGCATGTTTTCTGAGAATGGAAGTCTTACATGGCAAGAATTACTCAGACAAACAGGGAAAGTACAAGGATCCAACAAAGGTGATCGTTTAactaaaacatttgaaggTTTTAGAAATCAATTGGACAAAGTTCAATTTATAAGGAAACTCATgtcaaaagcaaatgttGATGATTTCCATACTCGCTTGTTTATATTATGGATGCTGCCATATTCCTTAAGGaaattaaaggaaagaaattactGGAAATCAGAAATCAGTGAAATTTATGACTTTTTAGAGGACAAAAGAACAGCCTCGTATGGTAAAACTCACAAGCGTTTTCAACcgcaaaataaaaatctagGAAAAGAGTCcctttcaaagaaaaataacacCACTAATAGCAGAAACCTGAGGAAGACAAATGTTTCGAGAATAGAATACTCATCTAACAAATTCCTAAATCATACTAGGAAACGTTACGAAATGGTATTACAAGCTGAACTTCCAGACTTCAAGTGCTCAATACCCTGTCTAATCGATACGGGCGCTCaagcaaatattataaCAGAAGAAACTGTTCGAGCACATAAACTGCCTACCAGACCCTGGTCAAAAAGTGTGATATATGGTGGAGTTTATCCAAATAAGATTAATcgcaaaacaataaaacttAACATAAGTCTAAATGGAATATCAATCAAAACAGAATTCTTGgttgtaaagaaattttcgCATCCAGCTGCTATCTCCTTCACAACATTATATGACAATAACATTGAAATATCTAGCAGTAAACACACGCTCTCTCAAATGAAcaaagtttcaaatattGTCAAGGAACCTGAGTTACCAGATATCTATAAAGAATTCAAAGACATTACTGCAGAAACCAATACGGAAAAGCTACCAAAGCCAATAAAAGGGTTAGaatttgaagttgaacTAACTCAAGAAAACTACAGATTACCTATCAGAAATTACCCGCTACCACCGGGAAAAATGCAAGCTATgaatgatgaaattaatcaaGGATTAAAAAGTGGAATTATACGAGAATCTAAAGCCATTAACGCCTGTCCAGTAATGTTCGTTCCGAAAAAGGAAGGCACCTTGAGAATGGTGGTTGACTACAAACCTTTAAATAAGTATGTCAAACCCAATATATATCCGTTACCACTTATTGAACAATTACTTGCTAAAATACAAGGTTCtacaatttttactaaacttGACCTCAAAAGTGCCTATCACTTGATACGAGTAAGAAAAGGAGATGAACATAAACTTGCTTTTCGCTGTCCTCGtggagtttttgaatatctaGTAATGCCTTATGGCATATCTATAGCTCCAGcacattttcaatactttaTCAATACAATACTTGGTGAAGTCAAAGAATCGCATGTAGTATGTTATATggataatattttaattcattcaaaatcggAATCTGAACATGTAAAACATGTTAAAGACGTTCTacagaaattaaaaaatgcgaacttaattatcaatcaagcaaaatgtgaatttcatcaatcacaagtaaaatttatagGGTATCACATTTCGGAAAAAGGATTTACGCCTTGTCAAGAAAATATAGACAAAGTCTTACAATGGAAGCAACCTAAGAATCGTAAAGAATTACGACAATTTCTAGGTTCTGTCAATTATCTTAGGAAATTCATTCCAAAGACATCACAATTAACACATCCACTCaataatcttttgaaaaaggatgTACGCTGGAAATGGACACCAACACAAACCCAAGCGatagaaaacattaaacaATGTTTAGTTTCGCCTCCGGTGCTACGACACTTTGATTTCAGTAAAAAGATTCTACTAGAAACTGATGCTTCAGATGTCGCTGTAGGAGCCGTATTGTCTCAAAAAcatgatgatgataaatACTATCCTGTTGGATACTATTCAGCAAAGATGTCTAAAGcacaattaaattatagcGTATCGGACAAAGAAATGCTTGCAATCATTAAGTCTCTCAAACATTGGAGACACTATTTAGAATCCACTATCGaacctttcaaaattttaacagaCCATCGAAACTTAATTGGTCGCATTACTAACGAATCCGAGCCTGAAAACAAACGTTTAGCTCGTTggcaattatttttacaagacttcaactttgaaattaaCTACAGACCTGGATCAGCAAATCACATAGCTGATGCCTTATCCAGAATTGTTGACGAAACAGAACCAATTCCAAAAGATTCAGAAGACAATAGTATCAACTTTGTTAATCAAATCTCGATAACcgatgattttaaaaaccaaGTGGTTACAGAATATACGAATGAtacaaaattgttgaatttaCTAAACAATGAAGACAAACGAGTGGAAGAGAATATCCAACTCAAAGATGGCTTACTAATTAACAGTAAAGACCAAATCTTATTACCTAATGATACTCAGCTGACTAGgacaattattaaaaagtatcatGAAGAAGGTAAATTGATTCATCCAGGCATTGAACTTCTTACAAACATTATATTACGTAGATTTACGTGGAAAggaataagaaaacaaatacaagAATATGTACAGAACTGCCATACATgtcaaataaacaaatctagGAATCATAAACCTTATGGACCTTTACAACCAATTCCCCCATCAGAAAGACCTTGGGAATCTTTATCAATGGATTTTATTACAGCTTTACCAGAATCATCTGGTTATAATGCACTTTTCGTGGTAGTTGAccgattttcaaaaatggcaATCTTAGTACCTTGTACGAAATCCATTACAGCAGAGCAAACAGCTCGAATGTTTGATCAACGAGTTATTGCTTATTTCGGCAatccaaaagaaatcattgcAGATAATgatcatatttttacttccCAAACGTGGAAAGATTTCGcacataaatataatttcgTTATGAAATTTTCGTTACCATACAGACCACAAACTGATGGACAAACTGAGCGTACAAACCAAACTGTGGAGAAATTACTAAGATGTGTATGTAGCACACATCCAAATACATGGGTAGATCATATATCCCTAGTGCAACAATCTTACAACAATGCGATACATTCAGCAACTCAAATGACACCTTTTGAGATAGTACATCGCTATTCACCAGCTTTATCACCTTTAGAGTTACCTAGCTTTAGTGACAAAACTGACGAAAACTCTCAGGAAACGATCCAAGTATTTCAAACAGTTAAAGAACACTTGAATACAAACAAcataaagatgaaaaagtatttcgatatgaaaatacaagaaattgaagaatttcaaCCTGGAGACCTAGTTATGGTCAAAAGAACGAAAACAggttttcttcataaatcCAATAAATTAGCACCTAGTTTTGCAGGACCGTTCTATGTGTTACAGAAGTCGGGTCCAAACAACTATGAATTGGATCTTCCAGATTCAATCAAGCACATGTTTTCATCTACTTTTCATGTTTCTCACCTAGAAAAGTATCGACATAATTCAGAACTCAATTACGCTACCATTGATGAGTCTGATATTGGAACAATTCTTCATATCCTAGAACATAAAAACAGAGAACAAGTACTCTACTTAAATGTCAAGTACATTTCGAATCTAAATCCGAGTACTATTATGTCAGGATGGACTACATTAGCTACAGCGCTACAAGCGGACAAAGCAATTGTCAatgattatattaaaaacaataatctAAATATCTGA